The Belonocnema kinseyi isolate 2016_QV_RU_SX_M_011 chromosome 2, B_treatae_v1, whole genome shotgun sequence nucleotide sequence CGTGTTCAAGTATTTCAGCGTTAATGCTGTCTACCCCAGTAGCCTTAACGtttttcaagttcctaattatatccctaacctcagtgacacagactttctcaattgagttttctaatgaATCGTGTtctatttcccttcattttttataaagcagtttcttgccaCCATCAAAGTCgtattgtattttcttctcttcttctgctctaattttatctttactttccttgattaatcgtttgagtatcctctttttgtgtctgttaTCATTTATACATCTATTCCTTTTCTTATCGCTAAgatctgcgatgttcaaagttctcctgtacgctttttttctttgctttttgggctgcctgaatttcatcattctaccACGGATGaccagacattctttctacaaccgcggtaccacacatttcgatcgcacacctaacagtgatatcccggaactttgtccatgcgccctctatattttgttttatgagctcctcccatgttgccctataaCTCAGCATAAATCACCAACCGACTATGAATCTCGATtgaaactccccccccccccgtcaTTAATAAAAGTTTTGTGGTTCTGTTGTTCAAACTAAATTTTCCACCCTAGATGCTTTTAGAGactattttaatgaattatttggaGATGAAGCAGTAGGGCACCACAATTGCGATGTAGAGCACGATGCGACAGAAgattcaattgagaaagtctgtgtctcTGAGGTTAATGATAtagtttagaagttaaaaaacagtaAGGCTGCTGTGTGGACCGTGtgtgtaacgtttaaatcttaaaaatgaaattggaaatgagaaaattcagtttttgaaaaaacagcagaagttgcaataaaatttttaataacaaagtttttgtttcttaaatgcgcattttttttaacgagacaatgaaactacgtttgctttaataccaatgcatgttatgaattgtaataatagacatttatggaaattatatacaGTCTGagggacaaattcgagtgcgaagcccgagatacgtgatgataatgtgttcgtaaaagccgaaggagctttaacaaaagagaattcacaatcactaaattactgttgtcgatgctttgaccttcagttttaaaaagtctgtgtacaagtgtggggaatatacaaagaccgagtgtGTAGCGacaggtaaatacattatcgagcgagCAGCGCgatgtaaatatattatcgagcgcgaaacgcgagaaccaacagtaaTCAGCAATTAGTATTCGAACCAGCAAACGAACCATCAATCACTTTCCATTATTGGTTGCAAACGAAtagttattattcaaaatttcaactggttttaaaatgtgttttgttgtaaatttagcTTTGTTAGTAGACAATCaatcgttttgattaaaaattcaacagtctggttccgaatacaactattttgttgaaattttaattattcaaacaaaatgaaaCCATTTAAGCATTTTGGGCTGTACATTTGGTTACACTATTATGTttcttttagggtatttttaaaaggcACTTATCAaatgaaatctacgaacaaaatGTACGAACAAGGGTAGGCTTAGAAAAAGAGGGTCTCTAATAGCATTTTCATTAGAATTgtgatatacaaatttttatacaaatgagTTGTTTTGaacccagagaaaacatttttttatttgattttcatttaattaaataataaatacctATAAATCCTTAAAATGTGGAGTTTTTAATAttagtaattttcagtttaaaaataaaaatgttttgttaaatttattccattataattttatcattttagattcCTCAGCCGGAAAGGTTGAAAATGCTGCTGTAACAGGTTGCAAATTTGTTAATGGGAAGTATATTTTGAAGCGAGGTACTAGCGCTAGTATCCAAATAACATTCGTCACGGGTGAGTATTCATATATTTATCCTTAAGAAAACGATATCagaaatttttatctaattttttcctctgatgaatacattttcaaatccAGTTGGAAATCTatcatcaaattttattattttaattgaaaggtggcagtacagaactagaacATCaacattttcccaaaaatatgTTGATTGCATACAAAATTCCACATAAATCATATATACGttgcattaaaataatttgttcaaattatcattttttaatatagttttttttacttttgtcaacaattttaaaaatcatttttcatttctacccaaattgattgttaaaacctcaaaattattgtacaatttaCTCTGAATTTGCtaactttttcaatcaaatcttttttaCAAGCATTGAAAAATCCAGCATGTTAGAATTAAGTTTTAGTTTATATTGAAATtgacgattttatattttttatcgcaatccgcagccgaGTTGATATCTTTTTCTCatccattttttttacttaaattcatCAGTATTTTATCTCCaaagtagatttttttcttattttttttattgtagatttcGATTCAGTTGGTTGTCTAGTTGTGTACTGCCACACTTAATtcatacattaataataaaacaaaatttgttgaacatattataattttaatgttaataataatacattttagtTTTTACTATTATAATATCTTAAATTAATCTACtgtttaatattgtaattaatcaacaattaatgaaattttatgaaataattccaatttaaaaaatttaacaataatgtgttttattaaaatgtttcgtTTAAAACATAGGACTAATAAACAGGACTAATAAAACAGACTAATAAAACAGACTAATAAACAGACTAATAAACAACTAATAAACAAAATATCTTTCATAGAAAATCATAATGTCTCATAAAAATCATTCAAGATTCGAGTTCATTAAATTGGATTTCAAAAGACGGAACTCTCTGGTTTGATTATGCTACAAACATACTTTTTTTGTACACATTCTCAACCTTTATTTTTTAGAAACCCTGTAAATGATCATGAAAATCATTTAAGCAAGAGGAACAACTTTCTAATTTAATTTGTACTGGAATTTCAAAAAGCCTGCGGATATTGTACATGAATTTGATTGTAGTTCTACGGAAAAAACTAGCGATACGAAATGTTGCAGGCAATTGTTCAAGCATGAGAATATGCTAAAGAATATGTTCGACATTTATGTGCTATGAGAATTTAATCagcatttataagcattttgaattaggatttaaaaaatcgtattttctgtatttattaataattacattatttaatttcacGGGAATATGCATCACTTCAAATTGGAAAGGCGCcttcaatttaaattgtaaaaatgtcaaagtaatagaaaacatattcgCATTAAACAGTGCCTTATTCAGGATTTCTACAATatcccaatttttaaattcttttaggtATAAAACCAATACtacacctagaagattaataatatgaacgcataatttttctaaatacattttaaacactttttagttgagttttcaaatcaaaaagataaattttgaacctgaaaaataaatttgtaactaaaatgataaatcttcaaccataaataagaatttttaaacaaatagttcaaatttgaacccaaaagattaattttctgccaaaaatgactcattttcaacaaagtacatgaattttcatctaaaaaatatccgtcttcaatcaaaattagaatagttaaaatcttaggaaaataaatgttcataagaaaaaagaaaaaattttcaacattacagatttctttcatcaaaaaaattgttcttcaaatgaaaaatagaagaatttaattttcagttaaaataattaatttaaaaaaaaatgaattctcaacaaaagcaATTaatcccaaataaaaaaaaaaagaattttctaccaaacagatacagtttcaataaactatataaattttcaactaaaaaaaaagaaatttataaacaaaaactagtttaggtcaatttgcagttagaaaagtaaaatttaaacaaacaaagaattaattttcaccaaaatgaattaatttcgaatcaaaagatgaattttctatcaaaaagaaaaacaatttgtaacttaactttttttcaacaaaagaaatgaattcttaaaaaaaatagaatagttacattttctacgaaatcgaacactttttaacgaaaaagattaaatttatatcgaCAATGGTCAATTCTCCACAAAAACTAGAATAttcaaagtgaattttcaattaaaataataaatcttcaactaaaaaaaaattaatttttaaccaaatacatgaattttcaattaaaaagataaatttcctaatAGAATTTCCctatagaatacttaaattttcagttcgtgaactaaaactttcaaccaaaaaagaaacgaatttccagcaaaatagctaaattttcaaccacagaaattatttttcatctaaagcagattaattttgaacaaaaaatagattaattgaatatttagtaaaaagtttaattatcaataaaataaatgtaaattttaaacgaaatagaatcattttcaaaccaaaaagattaaatttctataaaaaagaccaattttcaacataaaaattgaacagctcattttcagttaaaaaattaatttttaaataagaaaaaactaatttttaactaataagaaggattttttaccaaaatagtccaatctttaacaaataacaagattttttaacgaaatatttgaaatttaaaagaatttctcaaccaaaaagagggGTTAGTCACCAagaagttcaaaataattaaattttgaaaaaaggcttatcaaccaaaaaggatgagttgTCGACGAAAAACGTTATTGtacttgatatttcaagcaaaaaatattttagttttatacccataatagttgaattccacaaaaaatgtgaattttgaacaaactaattTCAATCCACAACCAATAGAGATtgttgtttaaccaaatagttgagatttttaaccataataataaaattaacttcaactttagtttttccaaaattcccaATTTCAAGCaggttttttcaagcattccctGACTTTCTGGAGTTAACTGATTTGTATAGTAACTCTGTTATTTAAACAAGTATATGTTTATTTCAATCTAGAATGATTTTGGAAAAAGATCTGCAGTCATTNNNNNNNNNNNNNNNNNNNNNNNNNNNNNNNNNNNNNNNNNNNNNNNNNNNNNNNNNNNNNNNNNNNNNNNNNNNNNNNNNNNNNNNNNNNNNNNNNNNNgttccttttcgcctaaaaacggccaaaatgtgcatttgtttatataatttgtttataaataaacaaatattgataggtcgcaaattttttttcagaaaacataactggcaacataattgcaacaaggtagaaagaaaaaacggtttcttttcacctaaaaacggccaaaatgtgcatttgtttatataatttgtttatgaaataaacaaataacatttagtgttaaatttaaatattcacgtatcatcctcataatgaaagcaagcgatttcagagcagaaatatacgttgaagccgaataacccttgatgtcgagtatttgttaatacaatttgtttataacaattaactatgcaagttaagaatttttttatatttcttatacccctgtgcactaaattcaagggacgagaagtataagaaaaattttgtctagaagataaaaaatgaaattagaaaaatcgacatttttttcgatgtttgcattaaaataaaaattaaataaacaaaaaaaataaaaaatctactctcactattttctgaaaaatttagttctgaatttttcaaaaaaaaaaattctaaaatcgctgcataattgcgttctaaatgtcattttgaacctcgttttccgatttcaccccactgtgcgccgcgcCGCCggttggtgtaacaggagctgcgcggggtgtaaGGAGTATGCGGTTGACACTCTGGCGagtactcaggcgtgaacaaaaaaaGCGGATccggctataatgagttagttcccacccaccttcagccccaaaatcggcgctatagaagagtttcactgtattttgttgaaaactcatctattttgctacaaaatttatcttctagattaaaaaatctactttttcgttgaaaagtcaagTAGGGTAAGGTGGGGCGAACGTTAGGTACactctacaaacattttttattaaaatgttgccAAGATAAAAGTAACTATAAAAGTATATGcgaaattaaaaacgaaaataaaggACCAGTGCGCTTGGCTCATATCGCCTCATGCCTGAGACGGGATGAGCCAGgcagtgggtcacgtgaccagattcctaccttaccgccacttttttatttcccaacctATATTTACACGAAACggcacatcgagttaaaaatttgggatactaaacaagtagcattaagaatggtgggtctggtcctaaatttgtataattatgaaaaaagttttttgttgtaaataatttttttttgctttttttataattattaaagcttaggaccagacccacatttcttagtgcttcttatttattgtcccaaattttcaaattgatgtgGCGCttagtgtgaaaataagttggaaaataagaaaggtggcggtaaggtagaaaactggtcacgtgacccacacGTCACATGGCCTTAGCCTTGTTTCTTCAACCACAACaatgtttttctcatttttatagcattttacagacctataacagtgctgctgttatactttttctgagaatttttgtcgacaagattaaatttttctacGTTTACACCACAATTAGCACcatgcacaatctgataatatgaaacattgTATCCTGACCTACTGACTGCTTTATTatgaggttaggttaatgcacaggaagaggtACGTGGCTCATTCTGTCCCAGAAGattggctcattccgccccatatgACGCTTTTTAGTAAAATCCAAATTTCACCCATTTCagttttacaattatatagtaatatgttgaaaatttaaggtgTAATAGataagctatctaaataaccattgaaaacatatttaatatgtgattttgtttgattcattaactttctaaacaaatgcaaaatagcagaatacaggtcttaacatttttactttacttttttaccaatttattcaacattaagccCCCTACACTCATTTCGCCCCACACTACCCTATTTGATTGAATACATCCCTCTTTtcttaaagtcatttttttaatatcaaaaatgaatcaaaattaaaaactcatcttttgtagttgaaaatgtatgtattttgttgaaagaacttcttttctgttgaaaaattaatctttttggttacaaatgtacttgtttggttgaaaagtaatctgtttattgaaacatttgactattttgtttaaaattcgtatattttgttatgtgaaatttacctattctatttttggttgaaaatgtagccCTTAGAAGTTAAAAATGCAGTTactcagtagaaaattcatgtattttgttcaaaaaatttgttatttgggtgaaaatttaaactattttcgttgaaaattcatcattctgttTGAAGATTCCactactttgtacaaaatttgtcttttttctttgaattcaactgttttgttaaaaattcgtccttttttattgaaaattcttcctgcAATGGTAGacaagtcatctttcttggttgaaaattgatctctcttGCTGCAAATGAACTTTagtattgaaaatacaacttttatagttaaaaaatacaactgcctttcaaatatttgtcttttttgcttaaaaattcaacaatttgtttgaaaaatgcaactactaaGTTTTGTTGGTATCCATAATATTGGCCTTTAATATATTGACACGGATGCTCACTTATCTAAATTCTGAAGTTAAGAACTGAAAACCTCTGGAAAATAATAACTGTTTCGTTGTatagactattttttatttataaagcatTTTCGTTATGTTCCAAACATTCTTGCTCGCATAAAATACTCAAGatattacatattattaattaagaaaagttaTAGTAAATTATAAAGCTATTCAGGGGAAATATCCTAACCTTCAAATTATACACAGTTATTCACAAAATCTAATTTAGCTCCAATTTtcgtagtaaaattttttttcattaacaacATCATTCAATTTTTGCTGGAATGAGAACGCAAGCTATGACTTGTTGGTGCTCGTTCTGGAGGGCCCACTCCACCTCAACTGAAATCTGTAAGAGGAAAATTCAATTTACCAAgaccatttaaaatttcttttagtgCTAATTAAGAAATGATTATAACCATACCTTTGGATACATTTGGCTTACTGGCAAGGATGCTGTGTAAGTATACGGTACACCTTGGTCAAGAGGACATGGCAAACTCGTACATCCATCTGGATTTGGTAATGGAAAAGGAATTCGTATTCCATTTATTATTCCTGTTACCACAGCATTAACgttgttaatatttttgtctgcaaattaaaattacttataagtatgttattcgtttaaaatttgtattaattgtaCAGGGTGTCTGGTggaaacacagaaaaaactgagggtAAAAAATGTTGCAGGTAATCGGTCAGGCAGTGTAAATACGAGGTGGGTACAACAATCTGAGGTAAACTTTCCCTGGTAAATTGCAGACACATAACTGCGGAGAGTTTGCCTCAGATTGGAGTAATCAGCTGACTTTTGGATTTCTTAAATGCCCAAGAATTTATGTTGAGTAAATATTTTCGACgcggagaaactttcagttataaaattttccaatataatatttatttttacaatacgacaatagcaagccaggatatagagtcactattgcaagaattactattgtgaaaattaaactctgaagttactatgtttattgaaatataaaatgaatgattaaataattgcaattataccaaaagaaacttcCTATAATCCTTAAGACAGACTATGAAGTTTACAAAAAACAATAGTAAATACATtctgtctatgttcattctacgcatttctaattcttcccatagaaaataggaaaaaatgccatgatcgaaagagcaaaataaattcgcattcacttcacgcactatacatttCATACATTGAACatacaattaaagatttttattttattctaagctgaaagagaaaaaaccttgttagaagaaatcagccctggcgggaattgaacacgggtctccggggcagcagaacggagatattttcCTATGATAAAACAGATTctaaggtttaggaattttatcatccttaTCAACTTCGGCGTGTAATTACGTCATTTGGTACTAAATCGCGAAGCactaaattcaattgtttttccttTCATTGCACCTTctcattgaaaatggtaatttttcttacctgttttgtaatttatgttattttaactgctatttattgcaactacggttttatcatttaatttgtgaatatcacttttttcaacttcaatctgctatcaaaaaaaggaatttttctaacaataaatGGGAATTATTAGGTTTgcagtatatttataaatgaaatggaaaatgtatttcttcgtaTGGCTGCAGCAagaatactattttctcggctatatcctagattgtCATTagacttttgtaaatatcaatattataatgccaaactTTACGAACAAGAGCTTCTTCGTGGAGAATATGTTCAACATTTAAGCTCTAAAAGATCATTTGTAGCGGATTTAAGATAATTTACAGCACTTATTGTTTANNNNNNNNNNNNNNNNNNNNNNNNNNNNNNNNNNNNNNNNNNNNNNNNNNNNNNNNNNNNNNNNNNNNNNNNNNNNNNNNNNNNNNNNNNNNNNNNNNNNCTATCGAGCTATTGATCTTGGATCCATAAAGGGCTAAAAAACTCATAGTAATATAGGACTGTgattcgtgagaggcaaggggactcacgataaaaAAGCACAACATAGCactttattttttcaccaaactgttgaatttttaagctaaaaagatgaatcttctataaaac carries:
- the LOC117182939 gene encoding NPC intracellular cholesterol transporter 2 homolog a-like produces the protein FADKNINNVNAVVTGIINGIRIPFPLPNPDGCTSLPCPLDQGVPYTYTASLPVSQMYPKISVEVEWALQNEHQQVIACVLIPAKIE